In one Achromobacter spanius genomic region, the following are encoded:
- a CDS encoding aldehyde dehydrogenase (NADP(+)), translating to MQITGEMLIGHAAVRGTAGSQCAFNPTLNADIAEPSFGLGTHADVERAATLAAAAFDPYRHLPLARRAEFLEAIADEILALGDALIQRAHQESGLPVARLTGERGRTIGQLRLFAQVVRDGHFLGAIVDTAQPERQPLPRADLRQAKVPLGPVAVFGASNFPLAFSVAGGDTASALAAGAPVIVKAHSAHLGTSELVGRAVQKAAQRTGMPEGVFSLLIGAGRTIGEALVAHPAIKAVGFTGSRQGGLALVNIANQRREPIPVYAEMSSINPVFVLPAALAARGQAIAQGFVDSLALGAGQFCTNPGLVIAIDGPELDRFIAAASDALASKAAQVMLTPGICAAYNRSRQQVQAVPGVEAVANGSAAREQANAAQAALYVTSARNLLNNEALQAEMFGPASVIVRAQGWQEVLDVAEHLEGQLTATLQLDAPDHAPARALLSVLERKCGRILANGFPTGVEVSHAMVHGGPYPATSNAMHTSVGATAIARFLRPVCYQDLPDALRPEAVQQDNPLGIWRLVDGAPVPPDGGR from the coding sequence ATGCAGATCACTGGAGAAATGCTCATCGGTCACGCCGCCGTGCGCGGCACCGCCGGTTCGCAATGCGCCTTCAACCCCACCTTGAATGCCGACATCGCGGAACCAAGCTTCGGCCTGGGTACGCATGCTGACGTGGAGCGCGCCGCCACGTTGGCCGCCGCCGCCTTCGACCCGTATCGCCATCTTCCGCTGGCTCGCCGCGCGGAATTCCTGGAGGCGATCGCCGATGAAATCCTGGCGCTGGGCGACGCGCTGATTCAGCGCGCTCACCAGGAAAGCGGCTTGCCCGTGGCGCGGCTGACGGGTGAACGTGGCCGCACCATCGGCCAACTGCGTCTGTTTGCCCAAGTGGTGCGCGACGGCCACTTTCTGGGCGCCATTGTTGACACTGCCCAACCCGAGCGTCAGCCGCTGCCGCGCGCGGATTTGCGCCAGGCAAAAGTTCCGCTTGGGCCGGTGGCCGTGTTCGGCGCCAGCAACTTCCCGCTTGCGTTTTCCGTGGCGGGCGGCGACACGGCATCCGCTCTGGCGGCCGGCGCCCCGGTCATCGTCAAGGCGCACAGCGCGCATCTGGGTACGTCTGAACTGGTGGGCCGCGCCGTGCAAAAAGCCGCGCAACGCACGGGCATGCCTGAAGGCGTGTTCTCCTTGCTGATCGGCGCGGGCCGAACCATCGGCGAAGCGCTGGTCGCGCATCCGGCCATCAAGGCCGTGGGGTTCACGGGCTCCCGGCAAGGCGGCTTGGCGCTGGTCAACATTGCCAACCAGCGGCGCGAACCCATCCCCGTGTATGCGGAAATGAGCAGCATCAACCCCGTGTTCGTGCTGCCCGCCGCGCTGGCGGCGCGCGGGCAGGCCATCGCGCAAGGCTTCGTGGATTCACTCGCGCTGGGCGCGGGCCAGTTCTGCACCAACCCCGGCCTGGTCATCGCCATCGATGGGCCAGAGCTGGATCGATTCATTGCCGCCGCCAGCGACGCGCTGGCCTCCAAGGCCGCGCAGGTGATGCTTACTCCCGGCATCTGCGCCGCGTACAACCGCAGCCGCCAGCAGGTCCAGGCCGTGCCGGGCGTTGAAGCCGTGGCAAACGGCAGTGCCGCGCGCGAACAAGCCAATGCGGCGCAGGCCGCGCTCTACGTGACCAGCGCGCGCAATCTGTTGAACAACGAGGCCTTGCAGGCCGAGATGTTCGGCCCCGCCTCCGTCATCGTTCGTGCGCAAGGCTGGCAAGAAGTGCTGGACGTGGCCGAGCACCTGGAAGGCCAGTTGACGGCCACGCTGCAACTGGACGCGCCCGACCATGCCCCCGCCCGCGCCTTGCTAAGCGTGCTGGAACGCAAGTGCGGCCGCATCCTGGCCAATGGCTTTCCCACGGGCGTGGAAGTCAGCCACGCCATGGTGCACGGCGGCCCGTACCCGGCCACGTCGAATGCCATGCACACGTCTGTTGGGGCAACGGCCATCGCCCGGTTCTTGCGACCGGTGTGCTATCAGGATCTGCCGGATGCGTTGCGGCCGGAGGCCGTGCAACAAGACAACCCGTTGGGCATCTGGCGTTTGGTGGATGGGGCGCCGGTGCCGCCTGACGGGGGCCGTTGA
- a CDS encoding MFS transporter, translating into MSTLSVGGSNPSLSAADKEPLVPDAERRRALMGSAVGSTIEWYDYFLYGTMSSIIFAKQFFPSDNALVSQMLALATFALAFLVRPLGGVIFSHIGDRIGRKKTLAMTLSMMGLSTVLMGMLPNYAQIGLAAPILLTLLRLMQGLALGGEWGGGVLLAVEYSPRKKRGFYGAVPQTGAVLGLALGNVITSLLSASMSEEAFQSWGWRIPFVGSIVLVMVGMWIRNAVGETPSFKKIQATRSSARIPLKETLQHHWREVLIAIGAKVVETSTFFLYATFTISYMMDHGFARSTILNIVLVCALIAFPCMLFFGHLSDRIGRKKVFIGGSVAFLLWIFPYFWLLDQKSVWAAGLAIAVGFGVIWASYGSMIGTLLAEAFPPAIRYTGMSLGYQIGAALVGGPMPLIATALVAYYSGSYVPVVLFLAACAAVSIIAVAVARDRSGQPLDD; encoded by the coding sequence ATGAGCACCCTGTCCGTTGGTGGTTCCAACCCCAGCCTGAGCGCTGCCGACAAAGAACCCCTGGTCCCTGATGCCGAGCGTCGCCGCGCGCTCATGGGCAGCGCGGTGGGCAGCACCATCGAGTGGTACGACTATTTCCTGTACGGAACCATGTCGTCCATTATTTTCGCCAAGCAGTTTTTCCCTAGTGACAACGCGCTGGTCAGTCAGATGCTGGCGCTGGCCACTTTCGCGCTGGCCTTTCTGGTGCGCCCGCTGGGGGGCGTGATCTTCTCGCACATCGGCGACCGCATCGGTCGCAAGAAGACGCTGGCGATGACGCTGTCGATGATGGGCTTGTCCACCGTGCTGATGGGCATGTTGCCCAACTACGCGCAAATTGGCCTGGCTGCGCCTATTCTGCTGACGCTGCTGCGCCTGATGCAGGGCCTGGCGTTGGGCGGCGAATGGGGCGGCGGCGTGTTGCTGGCCGTTGAATATTCGCCACGCAAAAAGCGCGGCTTCTATGGCGCCGTGCCGCAGACTGGCGCGGTGTTGGGCCTGGCGCTGGGCAACGTCATCACGTCGCTGCTTAGCGCCAGCATGAGCGAAGAGGCATTCCAGTCCTGGGGCTGGCGCATTCCGTTCGTGGGTTCCATCGTGTTGGTGATGGTGGGCATGTGGATTCGCAACGCCGTGGGCGAGACGCCGTCGTTCAAGAAGATTCAGGCCACGCGCAGCAGCGCCCGCATTCCGCTCAAGGAAACCTTGCAGCACCACTGGCGCGAAGTGCTGATCGCCATTGGCGCGAAGGTCGTGGAAACGTCCACCTTTTTTCTGTACGCCACCTTCACCATCTCGTACATGATGGATCACGGCTTCGCGCGTTCGACCATTCTGAACATCGTGCTGGTCTGCGCCCTGATCGCGTTTCCGTGCATGCTGTTCTTCGGTCATCTGTCTGACCGCATCGGCCGCAAGAAGGTGTTCATCGGCGGCAGCGTGGCCTTTCTGTTGTGGATCTTTCCGTACTTCTGGCTGCTGGATCAGAAGTCGGTGTGGGCGGCGGGCCTGGCCATCGCCGTGGGCTTCGGCGTCATTTGGGCCAGCTACGGCTCCATGATCGGCACCTTGTTGGCCGAAGCCTTTCCGCCCGCCATCCGCTACACCGGCATGTCGCTGGGTTATCAGATTGGCGCGGCGCTGGTGGGCGGCCCCATGCCGCTGATCGCCACGGCGCTCGTCGCCTACTACAGCGGCAGCTATGTGCCCGTGGTGCTGTTCCTGGCGGCGTGCGCGGCGGTGTCCATCATTGCGGTGGCGGTGGCGCGTGATCGCAGCGGACAGCCGCTGGATGATTGA
- a CDS encoding iron-containing alcohol dehydrogenase — MALINYVTEIHFGAGVLADLREVCERLGITKPLIVTDRGVEAVGIVDRVKSALGHANLAVFNDTPPNPSEAAVRAGVASLKQADCNGVIAVGGGSSIDLAKAVAVSARHEGPLRQFALIEGGVQNITAATPPIVAIPTTAGTGSEVGRGAIIILDDGRKVGILSPHVIPKVAICDPELTLGLPAGLTAATGMDAIAHCIETFLAPAFNPPADGIALDGLWRAWRHIEVAVNEPGNVQARANMMSASLQGALAFQKGLGCVHSLSHSLGGINPKLHHGTLNAILLPAVVRFNRGAETVAHEDKIARLAQAMGLPATLSVEEALANKSRALNLPTGLGELGVTEDLYERIVKGALADHSHRTNPRDASADDYVAMLRAST; from the coding sequence ATGGCACTGATCAATTACGTCACCGAAATTCACTTCGGCGCCGGCGTCCTGGCGGACCTGCGCGAGGTCTGTGAGCGCCTGGGTATTACCAAACCTTTGATCGTGACCGATCGGGGCGTGGAAGCGGTTGGCATCGTCGACCGCGTGAAGTCGGCGTTGGGCCATGCGAACCTGGCCGTGTTCAACGACACGCCGCCCAACCCGTCTGAAGCGGCGGTGCGCGCGGGCGTGGCCAGCTTGAAGCAGGCGGATTGCAACGGCGTCATCGCCGTGGGCGGTGGCTCTTCCATTGACCTGGCCAAGGCCGTGGCGGTGTCCGCGCGCCATGAAGGCCCGCTGCGCCAGTTCGCCTTGATTGAAGGCGGGGTGCAGAACATCACGGCGGCCACGCCGCCCATCGTCGCCATTCCCACCACGGCAGGCACCGGCAGCGAAGTGGGCCGGGGCGCGATCATCATCCTGGACGATGGGCGCAAGGTGGGCATCTTGTCGCCCCACGTCATTCCCAAGGTTGCCATCTGCGACCCCGAATTGACGCTGGGCTTGCCCGCGGGCCTGACCGCCGCCACCGGCATGGATGCCATTGCCCACTGCATCGAAACCTTTCTGGCGCCGGCCTTCAACCCGCCGGCCGATGGCATTGCGCTGGACGGCCTGTGGCGTGCGTGGCGCCACATTGAAGTGGCGGTCAACGAGCCGGGCAATGTGCAGGCGCGCGCCAACATGATGAGCGCGTCCTTGCAAGGGGCGCTGGCGTTTCAGAAGGGCTTGGGTTGCGTGCACAGCCTGAGCCATTCGCTGGGCGGCATCAACCCCAAGCTGCATCACGGCACGCTCAACGCCATTCTGTTGCCGGCGGTGGTGCGCTTTAACCGTGGCGCGGAAACCGTGGCGCATGAAGACAAGATCGCGCGGCTTGCGCAGGCCATGGGCTTGCCGGCAACGCTGTCGGTGGAAGAGGCCCTGGCCAACAAGAGCCGCGCGTTGAATCTGCCGACGGGCTTGGGCGAACTGGGTGTCACGGAAGACCTTTACGAACGCATCGTCAAGGGCGCCCTGGCCGACCACAGCCACCGCACCAACCCGCGTGACGCCAGCGCCGACGACTACGTGGCGATGCTGCGCGCATCGACGTAA
- a CDS encoding LysR family transcriptional regulator yields MANVPPSLNSVMSRLHAKQLRLLITIEECGSLLAAADKIGLTQPGASKALRELEQTLQVELFARTNRGLIPTEAGLCALRFARLIQADINKLRFELDAIASGAGGRLAIGTIMGAVPLLTDAVTHLLRQQPRMSVEIVEDTSETLLGLIERGRLDAAICRSSVGRNQELYESTVIKPESLAVIANVRHTAMGADAVDLRELQDSRWVVYRAHMPMRRLLEREFHEAELNFPLHLIETTSALATLTLLSRNTDLVALVSEDVANYFCRNGLVGTLALALKSRSEPYELVFRKGAPKSPALSLLVEALMRDPLEVLRGSVLRFDDPLSPVGGGV; encoded by the coding sequence ATGGCAAACGTTCCCCCCAGCCTGAATTCCGTCATGTCGCGGCTGCATGCCAAGCAGCTCCGGCTGCTGATCACCATTGAGGAATGCGGCTCGCTGCTGGCCGCCGCCGACAAGATCGGCTTGACGCAGCCCGGCGCCAGCAAGGCGCTGCGCGAGCTTGAGCAGACCTTGCAGGTGGAACTGTTCGCGCGCACCAACCGAGGGCTGATACCGACCGAGGCCGGCCTGTGCGCGCTGCGCTTCGCGCGCCTGATCCAGGCGGACATCAACAAGCTGCGCTTCGAACTGGACGCCATTGCCAGCGGCGCGGGCGGCCGCCTGGCCATCGGCACCATCATGGGCGCCGTGCCGCTGCTGACCGATGCCGTCACGCACCTGTTGCGCCAGCAGCCGCGCATGTCGGTGGAGATCGTGGAAGACACCAGCGAGACCTTGCTGGGCCTGATCGAACGCGGGCGACTGGACGCGGCCATCTGCCGGTCGTCCGTCGGGCGTAACCAGGAGCTGTACGAATCCACCGTCATCAAGCCCGAGTCGCTGGCCGTGATTGCCAACGTGCGCCATACCGCGATGGGCGCGGACGCCGTGGACCTGCGCGAATTGCAGGACAGCCGCTGGGTGGTCTATCGCGCGCACATGCCGATGCGCCGGCTGCTGGAACGTGAATTCCACGAAGCCGAATTGAATTTCCCCTTGCACCTGATCGAGACCACCTCGGCGCTGGCCACGCTGACGCTGCTAAGCCGCAACACGGATCTGGTCGCGCTGGTGTCCGAAGACGTCGCCAACTACTTCTGCCGCAACGGCTTGGTAGGCACATTGGCCTTGGCGCTGAAGTCACGCAGCGAGCCGTATGAACTGGTGTTCAGGAAAGGCGCGCCGAAAAGCCCGGCGTTGAGTCTGCTGGTAGAGGCGTTGATGCGGGATCCGCTTGAGGTACTGCGCGGGTCCGTGTTGCGGTTTGATGACCCGTTGTCGCCGGTCGGTGGCGGCGTGTGA
- a CDS encoding IclR family transcriptional regulator — MEDARITEDVAPEDGAPEEGVVAVRRAMRILEAFGIDDAHLSLAELSRRTGCHRSTVLRLARTLAMDDYLAQRADGTWRLARAAGWLGACYQATFNVQELVQPVLRELSGATGESATFYVREGNQRICMARVEGPKSIRHHVRVGAALPLNLGSPGRVLLAFSGEAGEEYEAVRRAGYMISLGERDAEVSSISAPVYGINWTLLGAICISGPISRLNEAVLLGHKEAILSTASRLSRSMMGARQGGGV, encoded by the coding sequence ATGGAGGACGCGCGCATCACCGAAGACGTTGCCCCCGAAGACGGTGCGCCCGAGGAAGGCGTGGTCGCGGTCAGGCGGGCAATGCGCATCCTGGAAGCCTTCGGCATTGACGATGCGCACCTGTCGCTGGCGGAACTGAGCCGCCGCACGGGCTGCCACCGATCCACGGTGTTGCGCCTGGCGCGCACCTTGGCCATGGACGACTATCTGGCGCAGCGCGCGGATGGCACATGGCGCCTGGCGCGGGCGGCCGGCTGGCTGGGCGCCTGCTATCAGGCCACCTTCAACGTGCAGGAACTGGTGCAGCCCGTACTGCGAGAGCTGTCGGGCGCAACCGGGGAAAGCGCAACGTTCTACGTGCGCGAGGGCAATCAGCGCATCTGCATGGCGCGTGTGGAAGGGCCAAAGTCCATCCGCCATCACGTGCGCGTGGGCGCGGCGTTGCCATTGAACCTGGGCAGTCCGGGCCGCGTGTTGCTGGCGTTTTCGGGCGAAGCGGGCGAAGAGTACGAGGCCGTGCGGCGCGCCGGCTACATGATCTCGCTGGGCGAACGCGACGCCGAAGTGTCCAGTATTTCCGCGCCGGTCTATGGCATCAATTGGACCTTGCTGGGCGCCATCTGCATCTCGGGCCCGATCTCGCGCTTGAACGAAGCGGTGCTGCTTGGCCATAAAGAGGCCATTCTTTCCACGGCCAGCCGCCTGTCGCGCTCGATGATGGGCGCGCGGCAGGGCGGGGGGGTGTAG
- a CDS encoding Bug family tripartite tricarboxylate transporter substrate binding protein: MKVIARVLSGLALVCVAGLSAAQGYPDKPIRLIVPFPPGGGTDVLAREAALKVAKNTGWNIVTENRPGSGGNIGVDAVAKSAADGYSLVLGQTSNLAINPTLYAKLPYDPEKDLTAIGLVADAPLVLVVPANSPLKSFDDMLAAARAKPELLTYASSGNGTVAHLAAVQLQNAAGIKLTHIPYKGAAQASNDLIGGQIDMYLSSVPTLIGHIRNGKMRALAVTAAQRASDLPDVPTIAERGYPGFEAVTWFGLAAPAGVPKEIVQRLNAEFNKALQTPDLSQKYQEQGARVLTSTPEDFAKLIHNDRIRWAKIVKDSGARVE; this comes from the coding sequence ATGAAAGTCATTGCGCGCGTGCTGTCTGGCTTGGCGCTTGTTTGCGTGGCGGGGTTGAGCGCCGCCCAGGGCTACCCCGACAAACCCATCCGCCTGATCGTCCCGTTTCCGCCCGGCGGCGGCACGGACGTGCTGGCCCGCGAAGCGGCGCTGAAGGTGGCAAAAAATACCGGCTGGAACATCGTCACGGAAAACCGCCCGGGTTCTGGCGGCAACATCGGCGTGGACGCCGTGGCCAAGTCGGCGGCCGACGGTTATTCGCTGGTGCTGGGCCAGACCAGCAACCTGGCCATCAACCCCACCCTGTACGCCAAGCTGCCCTACGACCCCGAGAAGGACCTGACCGCCATCGGCCTGGTCGCCGACGCGCCGCTGGTGTTGGTGGTGCCGGCCAATTCCCCGCTGAAATCATTCGACGACATGCTCGCGGCGGCGCGAGCCAAGCCGGAATTGCTGACCTACGCCAGCTCGGGCAACGGCACCGTGGCACACCTGGCCGCCGTGCAATTGCAGAATGCGGCGGGCATCAAGCTCACCCACATCCCGTACAAGGGCGCGGCCCAAGCTTCCAATGACTTGATCGGCGGGCAGATCGACATGTACCTGTCGTCGGTTCCCACGCTGATCGGCCACATCCGCAACGGCAAGATGCGCGCCCTGGCGGTGACCGCCGCGCAACGCGCGTCCGATCTGCCTGACGTGCCCACCATCGCCGAACGCGGCTATCCGGGTTTTGAAGCCGTGACCTGGTTCGGTCTGGCCGCGCCGGCCGGCGTGCCCAAGGAAATCGTGCAGCGCCTGAATGCGGAATTCAACAAGGCATTGCAAACCCCGGACCTGAGCCAGAAGTATCAGGAACAGGGCGCGCGCGTGCTGACAAGCACGCCTGAAGACTTCGCCAAGCTGATCCACAACGACCGCATCCGCTGGGCCAAGATCGTGAAGGATTCCGGCGCCCGCGTCGAGTAA